Proteins encoded together in one Carya illinoinensis cultivar Pawnee chromosome 3, C.illinoinensisPawnee_v1, whole genome shotgun sequence window:
- the LOC122302909 gene encoding plasmodesmata-located protein 7, which produces MGRSSPFLMSLFAFLVPFSSLPIQSLSSTDSFVFVGCTQQRYAPNSPYESNINSLLTSLVNSATYSSYNNYTIMGSSPQDVVYGLYQCRGDLSMPDCATCVTRSVSQLGMLCSQACGGALQLQGCYVKYDNATFLGVEDKTVVLKKCGPSIGYDTDAMSRRDAVLGALVTTGGPYRVGGSGDVQGVAQCVGDLSLVECQDCVSEAIGRLKSDCGGAVEGDMFLAKCYARYQTGASHMYSNSKNHPAGKSSNDGEKTFAIIVGLLAGVALLIIFLTFVRKVLEGPGGK; this is translated from the exons ATGGGAAGAAGTAGTCCATTCCTCATGTCACTCTTCGCCTTCCTTGtccctttctcttctcttcccaTTCAATCACTCTCTTCCACGGACTCCTTTGTCTTCGTCGGCTGCACTCAGCAGAGATATGCTCCAAACTCACCTTACGAGTCCAACATCAACTCGCTTCTCACCTCCCTGGTTAACTCAGCCACCTACTCGTCCTACAACAACTACACCATCATGGGCTCCAGCCCCCAAGACGTGGTTTACGGACTCTACCAATGCCGGGGGGACCTTTCCATGCCAGACTGCGCCACCTGCGTCACTCGCTCGGTGAGCCAACTCGGCATGTTGTGCTCCCAAGCATGCGGTGGAGCGCTGCAACTTCAGGGATGCTACGTCAAGTACGATAACGCCACCTTTCTCGGGGTTGAGGACAAGACCGTGGTCCTGAAGAAATGCGGACCGTCGATCGGGTATGATACGGACGCCATGAGCCGTAGAGATGCCGTGTTGGGGGCGTTGGTGACCACCGGTGGGCCATATAGGGTGGGTGGCTCCGGTGATGTACAGGGTGTGGCGCAGTGCGTCGGGGATTTAAGTTTGGTAGAGTGTCAGGATTGTGTATCGGAGGCGATCGGGAGGTTGAAAAGCGATTGCGGCGGGGCAGTCGAGGGTGATATGTTCTTGGCCAAGTGTTATGCAAGATACCAAACCGGTGCTTCTCACATGTACTCCAACTCCAAGAATCACCCTGCAG GCAAATCTAGCAATGATGGTGAGAAGACATTCGCAATAATCGTTGGATTATTAGCCGGAGTGGCTCtacttattattttcttaacgtTCGTAAGAAAGGTGTTAGAAGGACCTGGAG
- the LOC122303044 gene encoding nudix hydrolase 17, mitochondrial-like: MVTVSQENMVALVSRTGRHLQRYNKGRRQVVGCIPYRYKIPKQTSLDDAGELEVLVISSQKGKKLLFPKGGWEKDESKKEAALRETLEEAGVRGILERELGKWSFKSKSNDTYYEGYMFPLLVEEQLDFWPEKDVRQRKWMSVQEAKEVCQYIWMKEALDKFVSRLASQQHAAEKTMNK, encoded by the exons ATGGTTACTGTGTCTCAAGAAAATATGGTTGCTTTGGTTTCTCGCACTGGAAGGCATTTGCAGCGGTACAACAAGGGCCGTCGACAAGTTGTTGg ATGTATTCCATACAGATACAAGATTCCAAAGCAAACATCTTTGGACGATGCAGGAGAATTAGAAGTTCTTGTCATCAGTTCACAGAAAGGGAAAAAATTGTTGTTCCCAAAG GGAGGTTGGGAAAAAGATGAATCCAAAAAAGAGGCAGCTTTACGAGAGACCCTAGAGGAAGCAGGGGTACGAGGCATTCTCGAG CGTGAATTGGGTAAGTGGAGTTTCAAGAGCAAATCCAATGATACTTACTATGAAGGATACATGTTCCCTCTGCTTGTTGAAGAGCAGTTAGATTTTTGGCCAGAGAAGGACGTCCGCCAAAGAAAATGG ATGAGTGTGCAAGAAGCGAAAGAAGTTTGTCAATATATATGGATGAAGGAAGCCCTAGATAAATTTGTTAGTCGCCTCGCATCTCAACAACATGCTGCCGAGAAAACAATGAACAAGTAG
- the LOC122302910 gene encoding condensin complex subunit 3, with product MAGETEEDNRLKHKIAKILDEARTSFATHNRKLKELSAVRSKSSSPLHFFSAFSKILIPLFTFQRRIASTERVVRFVSVFAGTRDPNNASDCDEFLAEFLRFLLNAAAAANRTARFRACQIVSEIIMRLPDDAEVSDELWDEVIDCMMLRVRDKVPVIRTFAVRALSRFANDGENSDILDLFLEVLPLEQNAEVRKTIVLSLPPSNATSQVIVDCTVDVSESVRKAAYCILANKFPLQSLSIKLRTIILQRGLGDRSLAVSNECLKLMKDEWLIKCCNGDPAELLKYLDVETYELVGDAVMGALLRAGLVNLRDGGSIQQYISTVDGMKGDSVGRIPSIQLMEAEVALYWRTVCRHLQTEAHAKGSDAAATMGTEAAVYAAEASDNNDLLERILPATVSDFIDLVKAHIDAGPNYRFASRQLLLLGAMLDFSDATNRKVAGTFVQELLHKPLEHELDDDGNIVVIGDGINLGGDREWADSVSGLAKKVHAVDGEFEAVVLGVVEELARPCRERTADVMQWIHSLAVTGLLLENAKSFRWLRGQSIEPAELLRSLLLPGAKHVHFDVQRIAVRCLGLFGLLEKKPSEELVKQLTLSFVNGPASVSVAASKALIDLGLWHEPHEVDRALGKDFSYPDDKKSFVPVNLSDIDEVLNVQMLDLLYAGIEKDDWDNSLSSDEYESVQAIIGEGFAKILLLSENYPSIPASLHPLLLAKLINLYFSNERKDLQRLKQCLSVFFEHYPSLSAAHKKCLSKAFIPAMRSMWPGINGNAGGPTLMVSNMRKRAVQASRFMLQMMQAALYERETPNVDDKGNGELPEVLNGSLEPPLECGEEGLAIRIAVEATGFQMKKTAAERSYVSALGRILVLLRFRSSEQGAIKLMRRLLSHVAGSVSAEKDLVKELKRIAEHLKSVDADPDQELLQDEANLILGRLDLDLNLDVAVSMPQTPAPRSTRPSRSRRRIRLEEASSDEEVLSSSVPTVAATISTRSQRASKTAALTKITASRSIRMNADDEEGSEVTSEEDSDESGD from the exons atggCCGGAGAGACAGAGGAAGATAATCGACTGAAACATAAAATTGCGAAAATCTTGGACGAGGCCCGGACCTCCTTCGCCACCCACAACCGAAAGCTCAAGGAGCTCTCAGCCGTCCGGTCGAAATCTTCGTCCCCACTCCACTTCTTTTCTGCCTTCTCCAAAATCCTGATCCCCCTATTCACGTTCCAGCGCCGCATCGCCTCCACCGAGCGTGTCGTACGCTTCGTTTCTGTCTTTGCCGGCACCCGTGACCCCAATAATGCCTCCGATTGCGACGAGTTTCTGGCGGAGTTTCTCAGGTTCCTTCTAAATGCTGCCGCAGCGGCCAACAGGACCGCGAGGTTTCGTGCCTGCCAAATTGTTTCGGAG ATTATCATGCGGTTGCCAGATGATGCTGAAGTGAGCGATGAACTATGGGACGAGGTGATAGACTGCATGATGCTGCGCGTGAGGGACAAGGTCCCCGTTATCCGTACATTTGCAGTCAGGGCTCTTTCCCGCTTTGCAAATGATGGTGAGAACAGcgatattctagatttatttcttgAGGTGCTTCCCCTAGAACAGAATGCG GAAGTTCGTAAGACAATAGTACTATCATTGCCTCCGTCAAATGCGACATCACAAGTAATAGTTGATTGCACTGTGGATGTGAGTGAGTCAGTTCGCAAGGCAGCATACTGTATTCTCGCTAATAAATTTCCTCTTCAAAGCCTAAG TATAAAGCTCCGAACGATAATTCTTCAGAGAGGACTTGGTGATCGTTCTCTAGCAGTCTCAAATGAGTGTTTAAAGTTAATGAAAGATGAATGGCTTATTAAATGCTGCAATGGAGACCCTGCAGAACTTCTCAAGTATCTCGATGTTGAAACCTATGAATTGGTGGGGGATGCTGTGATGGGGGCTTTGTTAAGAGCTGGTTTAGTTAATCTACGTGATGGTGGAAGTATTCAGCAATACATATCAACAGTTGATGGAATGAAAG GGGACTCGGTGGGTCGTATCCCAAGCATCCAGCTAATGGAAGCAGAGGTTGCACTTTATTGGAGGACTGTATGCAGACATTTGCAAACTGAAGCACAC GCAAAAGGCTCTGATGCTGCTGCCACAATGGGCACTGAAGCAGCAGTATATGCAGCAGAAGCTTCGGACAATAATGACCTTCTCGAGAGAATTCTTCCCGCAACAGTTTCTGATTTTATAGATTTGGTGAAAGCTCATATTGATGCTG GACCGAATTATCGCTTTGCATCTCGGCAGCTGCTATTGCTTGGTGCAATGCTTGATTTTTCTGATGCCACAAACAGGAAGGTTGCTGGTACATTTGTGCAGGAACTGCTGCACAAACCTCTTGAGCATGAATTGGATGATGATGGGAACATTGTTGTCATCGGAGATGGAATAAATCTTGGTGGAGATAGAGAATGGGCTGATTCAGTGTCTGGGCTGGCAAAGAAAGTCCACGCTGTCGATGGTGAATTTGAAGCTGTTGTTCTTGGGGTTGTGGAAGAACTTGCTCGGCCTTGCAGGGAGCGAACGGCAGATGTTATGCAGTGGATACACAGCCTTGCTGTGACTGGCCTTCTCTTGGAAAATGCTAAATCTTTCCGCTGGCTTCGAGGACAGTCTATTGAACCTGCTGAACTTCTGCGATCTTTATTGCTTCCTGGG gcAAAGCATGTTCACTTCGATGTGCAGAGGATTGCTGTCAGGTGTCTTGGGCTTTTTGGTTTGTTAGAAAAGAAGCCAAGTGAGGAACTAGTAAAGCAGTTGACACTTTCTTTTGTTAATGGTCCAGCTTCAGTTAGTGTTGCTGCTAGTAAGGCGTTAATCGATCTTGGGTTGTGGCATGAACCACATGAAGTTGATAGGGCCTTGGGGAAGGATTTTTCATACCCAGATGATAAGAAGTCTTTTGTTCCCGTGAATTTATCTGATATAGATGAAGTTTTAAACGTTCAAATGCTTGATCTTTTATATGCTGGAATTGAAAAGGATGACTGGGACAACTCGTTATCAAGTGATGAATATGAGTCTGTTCAAGCTATTATTGGGGAGGGATTTGCGAAGATTCTTCTGCTAAGTGAGAACTATCCGAGCATACCAGCTTCCTTACATCCCCTCCTCTTGGCCAAGCtcattaatttgtattttagcaatgaaagaaaagacctgCAGAG GTTGAAGCAATGTTTATCTGTTTTCTTTGAGCATTATCCTTCTCTCTCTGCTGCTCACAAG AAATGTTTATCCAAGGCTTTCATTCCTGCCATGCGTTCAATGTGGCCAGGCATCAATGGAAATGCTGGGGGTCCTACATTGATGGTGTCTAATATGCGTAAGCGTGCAGTACAAGCATCACGTTTCATGCTGCAGATGATGCAGGCTGCATTATATGAACGGGAAACTCCAAATGTGGATGACAAGGGGAATGGGGAACTACCGGAAGTACTAAATGGTTCCCTAGAACCTCCACTTGAGTGTGGTGAAGAGGGGCTTGCAATACGCATTGCTGTTGAG gcGACAGGCttccaaatgaagaagacagctGCTGAGAGATCATATGTTTCAGCACTAGGTAGAATACTGGTCTTGCTCCGTTTTCGGTCATCAGAACAGGGGGCAATAAAGTTAATGAGGAGGCTTCTAAGTCATGTGGCTGGATCTGTCTCAGCAGAGAAGGATCTTGTGAAGGAACTGAAGCGAATAGCTGAACACCTAAAGTCAGTAGATGCAGACCCAGATCAGGAATTGTTGCAAGATGAAGCTAATCTTATCTTGG GTAGGTTAGACTTGGACTTAAACCTGGACGTTGCTGTTTCAATGCCACAAACTCCAGCCCCACGCTCAACCAGACCATCTCGTTCCAGGAGACGGATAAGGCTTGAAGAGGCCTCTTCTGATGAAGAAGTTCTATCTAGTTCTGTTCCTACTGTTGCTGCCACAATAAGCACGCGCTCACAGAGGGCAAGTAAAACTGCAGCTTTGACCAAGATAACTGCCAGCAGATCCATCAGGATGAATGCTGATGACGAAGAAGGCTCTGAAGTGACATCTGAGGAAGATTCTGACGAGTCTGGTGATTAA
- the LOC122302912 gene encoding glutamine synthetase cytosolic isozyme: MSLLSDFVNLNLSETTEKVIAEYIWIGGSGTDLRSKARTIPGPVSDPSKLPKWNYDGSSTGQAPGKDSEVILYPQAIFRDPFRRGKNILVICDTYTPAGEPIPTNKRHNAAKIFSHPDVVAEVPWYGIEQEYTLLQKDVKWPLGWPVGGYPGPQGPYYCGVGADKAWGRDIVDSHYKACLYAGINISGINGEVMPGQWEFQVGPSVGISAGDEVWAARYILERITEIAGVVLSLDPKPIQGDWNGAGAHTNYSTKSMRNNGGYEVIKKAIDKLGRRHKEHISAYGEGNERRLTGRHETADINTFLWGVANRGASIRVGRDTEKEGKGYFEDRRPASNMDPYVVTSMIAETTILWKP, encoded by the exons ATGTCGCTGCTCTCAGATTTCGTCAACCTCAACCTCTCAGAAACCACTGAGAAGGTGATCGCTGAATACATATG GATTGGTGGATCTGGTACGGACCTCAGAAGCAAAGCAAGG ACCATCCCAGGACCTGTTAGCGATCCTTCAAAGCTTCCCAAGTGGAATTATGATGGTTCCAGTACGGGTCAAGCCCCTGGTAAAGATAGTGAAGTGATCTTGTA TCCTCAGGCAATTTTCAGGGATCCATTCCGGAGAGGCAAGAACATTTTA GTCATCTGTGATACTTACACTCCTGCGGGAGAGCCTATTCCAACAAACAAGAGACATAACGCTGCAAAGATATTTAGCCATCCTGATGTAGTAGCTGAAGTACCATG GTACGGTATTGAGCAGGAGTACACATTGTTGCAGAAAGATGTCAAATGGCCTCTTGGATGGCCTGTTGGTGGTTATCCTGGCCCTCAG GGACCATATTACTGTGGTGTTGGTGCTGACAAAGCCTGGGGCCGTGATATAGTGGACTCTCATTACAAGGCTTGTCTATATGCAGGCATCAACATTAGTGGCATCAATGGGGAAGTGATGCCAGGCCAG TGGGAATTCCAAGTTGGTCCTTCAGTTGGCATCTCTGCTGGAGATGAGGTGTGGGCTGCTCGTTATATTTTGGAG AGGATTACAGAGATTGCTGGGGTGGTGCTTTCCTTAGATCCCAAGCCAATTCAG GGTGATTGGAATGGAGCCGGGGCTCACACAAACTACAG TACCAAGTCCATGAGAAATAACGGCGGCTATGAGGTCATCAAGAAAGCAATTGACAAGCTTGGCCGGAGGCACAAAGAACACATTTCTGCATATGGAGAAGGCAATGAGCGCCGTCTCACTGGCCGACATGAAACGGCTGATATCAACACTTTCTTATGg GGTGTCGCCAATCGTGGGGCATCTATTCGAGTTGGCAGAGACACCGAAAAAGAAGGCAAAGGCTATTTTGAGGACAGGAGGCCTGCCTCTAACATGGACCCATATGTGGTCACCTCCATGATCGCAGAAACCACCATCCTGTGGAAGCCATGA